Genomic window (Halococcus agarilyticus):
CTTTCTGTAGATCTTCCCAGAAGTGTTCTCTCCGACCTGTATTTTCCCGAAAGTCAAGATGATGAAATCGTCAACCAGATTTCTTCAGCACTCAACGCTGGCAAACACATTATTCTTACTGGCCCACCGGGGACCGGAAAAACCGAAATCGCGAGGCTTGTCTGCAAACATCTTGCCGACAAATATGATTCATTGTATACTGGTTATCGGGTGACGACCGCAACCGCGGACTGGTCAACGTTTGAGACTATTGGTGGTTATATGCCGGAGAAAGGCGACGGGGATCTTGGGTTTGAACCCGGTCAAGTACTCAGACGATTCAGGCAAAACGGCGTTCAACAGAATGAGCCGCTCATCGTTGACGAAATCAACCGTGCGGATATCGACAAATCGTTCGGTCAACTGTTTACCCTCCTGTCTGGACAAGGCGTTCAATTGCCGTTCAAACACGACGGAAACGAGATCGAAATTCTCCCGGGAGAGAATTTCGATGAGGAGCCCGAAGCACACCAATACGTGAAACCAGCATCATGGCGACTATTCGCAACCATGAACAGCTACGACAAAACCTCGCTGTATGAACTCTCATACGCATTCATGCGACGATTCTCTTTCATACACGTTGACGCACCAGACGTTCCGGAAGCAAGTGATGAACAGCTTGCGCTAATGGAACAATACGCCGAAGTATGGGACAAATCGCTGAGTGATGATGCGCTCCGTACCGTAGGCGAGGTGTGGCACGCAGCCAACACGGCCATCCAGAACAGAAAAATCGGCCCAGCCATTATTGAGGATATCCTCACCACTCTTGAACAGGCCCCAGATGATTCTGCTGCCCGTAAACGGCTTCTCACACAAGCAATCGCGAACTATCTCTACCCACAGCTGGAAGGTGTTCCGTATCGGAAACGGATGGTTGAACAAATCATCTCTACTGGAGCAGTAAACGGTCAAGTCCTACGGAGACTCGCAAACGACATACTTGATATCGATCTCGATACGAATGAATAGAGACGAACTTCTCGATGAACTCACGCAGGACGTACTCGCGTACGTGATGCACGGGTCGTATCCTGAAAGTCAACTGATCCAGGAGGTCCGACCAGTTGGTCTTGACGAACGGTTTGAAGATTTCGAGTCACTCGTACGTTTACACTTCGTACTCCGTCCAGAAGTCGTACAGTTCGTTGAGAAACTCC
Coding sequences:
- a CDS encoding AAA family ATPase; amino-acid sequence: LSVDLPRSVLSDLYFPESQDDEIVNQISSALNAGKHIILTGPPGTGKTEIARLVCKHLADKYDSLYTGYRVTTATADWSTFETIGGYMPEKGDGDLGFEPGQVLRRFRQNGVQQNEPLIVDEINRADIDKSFGQLFTLLSGQGVQLPFKHDGNEIEILPGENFDEEPEAHQYVKPASWRLFATMNSYDKTSLYELSYAFMRRFSFIHVDAPDVPEASDEQLALMEQYAEVWDKSLSDDALRTVGEVWHAANTAIQNRKIGPAIIEDILTTLEQAPDDSAARKRLLTQAIANYLYPQLEGVPYRKRMVEQIISTGAVNGQVLRRLANDILDIDLDTNE